The DNA segment CATTTTTAAAATCCAGGCCGAAATACTTGTTGCTTTAAGGCAGTATCTCAATCAGCAAGGCTTTGTCGAAATTCACTCACCTAAGCTGGTTAGCACTGGCACCGAAGGCGGTGCCAACGTATTTAGCCTGGAATATTTTGGCAAGACTGCTTATCTAGCTCAAAGTCCGCAATTTTATAAGCAAATAATGGTTGGGGTATTTGAACGTGTCTTTGAAGTCGGCCCGGTCTATCGCGCCGAAGAACATGACACCACCAGACATCTCAACGAATATATCAGCCTGGACTTTGAGATGGGCTTTATCCAGAGCATGCAAGACTTGATCCAGTGTCAGGAAGGTCTATTGCGACATATCTTTGCCCACTTAAGCTCTGCCTGCGCCACTGAACTGGCAATGTATCAAGCCACCGTGCCAGAGATAACAGCGATTCCACAACTGACTTTAGCTCAAGCTAGAGAGATTTTGCAGAGTCAATATAAATGGCAGAGTGCATCCAGAGATCTCGACCCAGAAGGTGAACGACTTATCTGCCAGTACGCTCTCAAAGAGCACGGCTCCAGAATGGTCTATATCACTAACTATCCCAGCGAGGTAAGACCCTTTTATGCAATGAAAGATAGCTCAGGCACTGGCACTGAGAGTTTTGACTTGCTTTACAACGGTCTGGAAATTACAACAGGAGGACAACGCATCCATAGATACGAAGATCTCGTGGCATCAATACAATCCAGAGGCATGAAGGCTGAAGAGTTTAGCGACTATCTACTGGCCTTTAAACACGGCATGCCGCCCCATGGTGGACTGGGCATTGGTCTTGAGCGTCTGGTCAAACAACTGCTTGGTCTTGCTTCTGTCAAACAAGCAGCGCTGTTTCCACGAGATCAAAATCGCCTCACGCCTTAGTCAATCGTTTGACTAAAGCATCGGCAAACAAGTTGGCTGAGCCCTCATTCATAGACAAATAGAGCGAGGGCTCAGTCAATTCCAATTCCAAAAGCAATATTTGTTTTTGCCCATCACCAACAATATCGACACGCGCATAAAGTGGCTTTTCAGGCAATGTTGCCAGCACTTTGTAGCCAAATTCTATTTCTAAGTCAGTGGCAAGCTTAGTCTCTTCGCCAGCTTGACCAGCTACTGCTAGCACCTGAAAAGCACTTTTGCGAATCGAATGTGAATACTCACCATCAATATAAATTAGCGCGCGCTCGCCATAAGTCTCCACTTGAGGCAAATAAGGCTGCAACAAAACAGCTGAATGGTTAAGCAAATCATGCAAGTGAAGCCATGCCTCGTTAGCAAAAGTATCGCATAAGGTATCAAATTTTTTGACACCATAGGTACTTAAACCCACAGCCGGTTTGATAATGACACGACTATCCAGACTCAAATCGAGGTCACACAAATAGTGCTTAAGGGCGGCACTATCTAATTTTTGACCAGGCTCAATATAAACAGTAGGACAAACAGCGATACCACGTCTAGCTAGGTCGAGCAGATATTTTTTGTCGAGATTGTTTTGCACCAGAGCCACATCATTTAAGAGTGTGGTGACAGCAGCAACATCAGTAAGCCATCTCTTAAAAGCATCTAGATGGAGATGATAGTCCCATGTAGAGCGCAGCACTGTCAGTTTGCTCTTGTCATAGGCAAACTGAGCATCGCGCCAATCTACAACAGCACAACTAAAGCCCTTGTGGCGCAAAATATCGAGAGCCAGCAAATCATCTGGATCGCCTTTGGAGAGCTTACTGCAAGTGACAAAAGTAAAATCAAAACTGGTGGTCAAAATTCACTCCTCTTCCAAATACCTGTTGACAAGCACGTCTTGATAGCCAAATCGGATTAAACGCATATTAGGTTGCTATCGCCATGATTAACTTTGTATTTGCATTGGGATTGCGTATACTTCTGTTAAGGGTACCTTCAACTTTTCGTTATATTCCCTATTCCGCTAGCAAGAGCAAGCGGTGATCCCGTTTATAACAAGTTGTGGACCAGACCAGGCAACCATCGGAATCCATTAGTGGAGCTGTTCATGCGCTGTTACTGCAGCCATGTCAGTTTTGCACGCACCCTGTCTTTTTTCCACCTCCGGAGGACTATATCCGATGCGCATCGAACTCTTATACGCGCCAGGTTGTCTCGACTACAAAAAAGCCTTACACAAACTCGAATACATCATTGCCGAAGAGAGGCTGCCACTCCCTGTGGAGCTTGTCGAAGACTCGGTTTGCGGAGCGCCGTCAGTGCGCATTGATGGCGAGTTAATCGGCCAGCGTTCCACATCCTGTCTCGAGCATATCCGCGAGATAGTGCAACGCAAATGGACAGAGCTGACTCTGTCTCCACTCAAGAGTTAAATAGCTTTCCTCCACCACTCCCAGCATGGTAAACACCCGCCTTCCAGCGGGTGTTTGTCTATCTTGAGCTATTTGCAGCGACTGAGTCACTATATGTATCGGGCTTAAGGACTGCATTGCGCCCAGTAGTTATCATTGACAAGAGCCAGCCGAGGCTTCTTGCGGTAACTTTAATGCTCTTCAATTCACTTAGCTATGCATTTTTTCTGCCGCTGGTCTTTGCCCTTTTTTGGCTAGCCAAGGACAAGTGGCGTGTATGGATTTTACTGATTGCCAGCTATGTCTTTTACATGAGCTGGAAGCCAGCCTTTATCCTGCTCATCATTGCCCTGACACTGGCTAACTATTATTTGGGCTTTGCTATACACAAATCTCAGCTGCACAAAAAAGCCTGGCTCACACTAGCCATTGTGCTCAATCTGGCCACACTTGCGTTTTTTAAATACGCTTATTTTTTCAACTCAACACTCTCAGCTCTTTTGCGCACAGTAGGACAGCCTCCCACCAGCCTGCCCTTTGATATCATCTTGCCCCTGGGCATTTCATTTTTTGCTTTTGAGTTTATCCACTATGTCGTAGATATCTACCGCGGTCACCAACCAATCAAGTCACTGCCTGCTTTTGCCCTGTTTGCCAGCTTTTTTCCCACACAAATTGCTGGACCAATCAAACGCTTTCAAGACTTTATCCCCCAATTTTTAGCCCCCGCTAAGCTAACAGTCAAAAGTTTTGACAATGGCATCAGCCTGATTCTTCTTGGTCTCTTCAAAAAAGTCTTGATAGCAGACAATCTCAGTTTTTTTGTACAGGGCGGCTTTAGTAAACCAGAGATTTTTTCGGGTCTCGATCTCTGGGTCTTTGCCTATGCCTTTGCCTTTCAAATTTATTTTGACTTCTCGGGCTATACCGATGTAGCCAGAGGCTCAGCCATGCTCTTTGGCTACAAAGTACCAGTCAATTTTAACTTGCCTTATATTGCCACTAATATCTCTGACTTCTGGCACCGCTGGCATATCTCACTGTCAACCTGGCTGAGAGACTATCTCTTTATTCCGCTTGGTGGCTCCCGTGGTGGCAAGCTTTTAAATTATCGCAATTTGCTTATTACGATGACCCTGGGTGGTCTCTGGCACGGTGCTGCCATGCACTTTTTGGTCTGGGGTGTTTATCATGGTGTGCTACTTGTACTACACAAGATTTTGCAACCAATAAAAGCAGCCGTACCACTACTTAAAAGCGCTATCGATAGTCTGCCTGGCAAAGTATTTTCATGGTTACTTACCTTCCATCTTATTTGTATTGGCTGGGTCTTCTTTAGAGCCGAGAGCAATAGCCTCGCTCTCACTATGCTGCAGCGGATGCTGACCTTGAGTCCTGTTTATGACAATGGCTCATTAACCAATGCAATTTTGCCCACTATAACTTTTCCTTTGATTTATCCCTGCATCCTTTTGATTTTACCTGTACTACTGGCTGGTCATCTGCTTTGCGGCTATATTGCCAAACACAATTTACTGGAGCGCACACCGACTTTTGCCCGTGCTGGTTTTATCTTACTCACTCTCTTTTGCGTCATTGTATTTTCGCCAGACAAATCACCCCGCTTTATTTACTTCCAGTTTTAAACCAATATGACAGTAGCCCCCGAAATCAAAAAACGAGAAGAAGTGTCTGCCAACCGGCAGGACTTTTTGAAGAGCTTTGTTTTGCTGGGCCTTATGGCGTTTTTGCTGGTCGATAACGGACTCAGACTGATTTATATGAGCGGTACAAGAGAGCACAATGCGCTCAATTTTAGCCCGCTCAAAGTGTCGCACCGCAGCTGGGTCTATTGGAACTACAAAGATCTGGTGGACGCTCCGGGCTCGGCTCAAAAGCCCCAAATCGCAATTTTTGGTTCATCACTGATGATGGCAGCGCTCCATGGTGGTGACGCCGTATACACTGGACTGCCCCAAAACGTGGTAATCCATCACCGTAGTAAGCTCTTTAAAGACCTAATCAAAAAACAAACTGGTGCTACAGTGGATAATTTTGCCTTTGCTCTTGGTGGCGAAATGGTATCAGATGCTTATGTGCTTTTAGCCCAAATGTTGGAGCAAAAAGAACACCCTCGCTGCCTTATCTATGGCATAGCACCGCGAGATTTTACAGACAACACTCTGCCATCAGTGGCCAGTACAGAGATATACAAATACGCTGAGCGCTTGACCGACTTGTCCAGCTTGGATATGGAAGCCAGACCAAGTCTGGCAGCTAAAGCCGAATACTATCTGGGCAAGATTTGCTTTATCTATGGACATCGCGAAGACCTGCTCTATATCCAGCATCACTGGGCCCAAAGCCTGGCTAAAAAGCTACTGGGCTACAAAAATGTGGAGCTAAATATCACTCCACTACACATCAGACGGCAGGCATTTTTGGAATTGCCAGAAGACTGTGCTGTCAATGAAGGCTTTGTCACACCGCCCCAAGTGGAGCAAGAACCCTACATCGATAATACCGCCGAATACCGGGGTAGATACCGCAAAATCAATGCAAAACAATTTGCCCTACAGATGCAATATCTGGAGCGCATCCTCACACTCGCTCAAAAAAACAAAATTGAAGTGATATTGGTCAACATGCCTCTTACGGCCGAAAACATAAGTCTCATGCCCGCCAACTTTTATAGTGACTACCTAAAACAGGTGCAAACTCTGGCAAAGAGAGATGGTTGCACACTAGTCGACTTAAATTCAGCAAGTCTCTTTCCTAAAAACAAATTTGCTGACTCAGTGCACTTAAACAACCGTGGTGGCAAACACTTTTTTGAGGTACTGGTTAAAGAGCTTGCCCAGGATGTGAACACACGCAAAATGCTCACTGGTGCAAATCAATAACTTTGCGCTCCATGCGAGCAATGATTATGCTAGCCAGATCGTGCTCCATATAAGCTTTTAGACCCTTATCTTTGACCAGCTTTAACTGCTTATAGGCCGAGCTGTTATCACCGTCAACATAGTCTTTGAGACCAACAAAGGTCTCCAATTCAGTCATTTTGCCTGCTGTATCAGCAGCTTTGAGTACTTCTTCGTAGCTCAGTGCACCACTTAAATATTGATAGAGCGGATAAGGCCAGCATTTGATACGCAGCTGGGAGTCCAGTCTCTTGGACAATTGTTTTTGTCCGACCAAATCTTTATCTCTGTATAGAGCAAACCACTTGTAGATGCCACCATAAGCAGCAGAGCCATCAGCTAGATTGTCTTTATCCTTGAGTATGTTTTCAGCACTAAAACTGGCTGCCCTAAAATCATCGAGAGCAAGATAAATAGTGCATTCAAAAGGATAGGGTTTGCTCTTACTTACTTTGCTACGTAGAGTCTCGACGAGCTGACGACTCTCTATATACCGTCCCTGCACAGCATAAATTGTGGCCAGCAAATAATTGGCTCTAACATCAACTTTTGCTCTGTCAGTCAATTCTTTTAGTGATGCAATAGCTTGATCGGTTTTGCCCTGCCAGAGCAAAAGTTCGCTTTGGCAGATTATGCCCAGTCTCCTGGTGCTGCGCTTTTCTTTGAGTTGTCTGGCTATTTCAAAAGCTTTATCCCACTGACCGAGTTCGGCATAGGCATCTGACGCTTTGGCCAGTATCTCCAGCTCACCACTCTTTTTATAACCCCTGTAAGCACAGTCCACTGCTTCTTGATTCAGTCCTATCTCGTAGCAAGTATCAGCGAGATCAGGAAGTAGTGCAGGACCATCAAAATTTAGAGCCTCCGCCTGTTCATATAGACGCTTAGCGTCATGTTCACGCTTCTCGAGGTGAGCTAAGCCGGCTAGCTGAAAATACCCAATAGGGCTCTGCGGCTGACTCTTGACATACTCCAGTAGCTGATTGCGTGCCATTGCCAGATTGCCTTCTTCAAATTCATGAACAGCTTTGGCCAGCTTGTAATTGCTTCTAAAATCGAGGGGTACATAAGTGACACTGATAAATAGTGCCACCATAGAAGCAACAATAAAAGCAATGCCTAAGGTCTGGTGACTGCGAGGGGCACCACTGGGGGCATTGTAAAAGGTATAACCAGTAAAAAACCCGGCAATCAATCCACCAATATGATTAGCACTACCAGCACCGCCTACAGTAGCAAAATAAAAACTCTGAGCTAAATAAACCAAACCAATCACGCCAAACCAGCTCAGCGGAAATGGTTTAAAGCCACTCTTTTGCAGCATCAGGTAAGCAAGCATGGCGCCGCCCATACCATAACAAGCGCCAGACGCTCCCGCCCCCGCACCCACAGGCGAAAGCAGCAAACTGAGACAGCTACCAGCAACAGCCGCAAACAAATAAATCACAAAAAACTTAAAGCTGCCAAAACGCTTCTCTACTTCGGAGCCAAGCAGCGCCAGCACAGCCATGTTATAGCCAATATGACTGAAATTATAGTGAATGAAGGCCGAGGCTATGAGGCGCCAGGGCTGTCCCGAAAAGGTACTGGGTCCATAAGAAGCCCCCCAGTCGACGGCATGCTTGGCCGAAAATGAATTATCCCCCTCCAGGGGCATTTGAGCATTCATTGCGGCAAAAACGACTATGTTAATGACAATGACAAGAGCACAGCACCAGTAAAATCGGCGCCCGACTGCGTTCAAATTGGGCTCAGAAGCCAAATCTTGCGCTGGACTTCCGACTCCTTTTTGCATCCAATACTCCAGTAATTTATAAACAATACTGACACAGACCGTAAATTCTTGCCCGAGTCTCCGGTTAGTGGCTCGGAAGATTTATAATTGTCCAGGTCACTTAGATATGGATTTCAAGACAAAAATGGCAAGGCAACAAACAGCACAGTGGGCTTTATCAATGCTGGCAGTAGTAGCTATCAGTGGCTGCTTACCAAAACCACAAGCAACTGTCGCTGGCAAATGGGGTTATATCAACAAGACCGGTCAGTGGGTAGCACTGCCCCAATTGGACGCTGCATCCAATTTTGGACCCAAAGGGGCCATAGTCTTTCAAAATAAGCATTTGATGCGACTCAACCAGGAAACCATGAAAGAGTCAGACATCCCGGTAGGTCCAGACGATAAAGCCGAACTGCCAGCCTTGCCCACGGCATACTGTGCCGAATCAGAAAAAGGCTACAAAATCATGGAGGGCGAAACTGTCCTCTTTGACCCTGCCCAAAAACCAGAAGAGCTACCCCCGATTTTTGCAGAAAACGGACTTGCTTGCGCCAAGTTTGGCACTCAATATGCCTTTATCGATAAAGACGGTAAAATCGCCGTTGGCGGTCGTCCCTTTGCCGAAGCCAGACCCTTCCAGGACGGACGCGCCGCCGTAAAAATGGAAGGCAAATGGGGCTTTATCAACAAAAAAGGCAATTTTGTTATCCCTCCCAAATATCTCGATGCCGGCTCCTTTTATGGAGGCGTGGCGCCAGTCAAAGAAAAATGGGTCGATCCTAATCAATAATCAGACGGGATAAAGAATACCGAGCTGAGCAAAATAAATATGTGGCTTGATATTGATACTGGAGAGCCGGTTTAACTCTTGCACATAGGTGTTAACTTGTTGACTGTGCTTGAGTGCGGCAGTCTGTATGCTTTGTTGACTGACCATGTCGGTCTTAAAATCAACCAGATACCAGTCTCCACCTTTAGTCTCAAAGATCAAGTCAGGGCGTCGGTTAACGATACTATCTTCTTTAAGCATCAAATAAGTGGCTTCACTAAAGCGCCGGTCAGCATCGCTAAGCAGCTCACAGAGCCGGCTTTGATAATAAATCTCAAGCAATCTCTGGCCTTCTTGCACAAGCTTATTGAGGACTGGACCATGAGCCATATGAAAGCCCTGGGTCACGGCAATATCGCGCACATAGGCGGTATCAACGCGGCGACCAGAGCGGGGTAGATGCTCCATCAAAGCATGGAAGAAAAGCCCCAAAAACTTTGCCGAAAACAAATTACGATCAAATAGAGGCTGCTCTTTGAGAGCTGAGAGAATGGCGCTATCGCGACTGGTAATGCGAGATAGACCAAGCTCATTTACATCGGGATAACTGGTGCTTATTTCTAGCTCTTCTAACAGTCCTAAACTACTACCACTGCCACCGTTCAAATCCACATCAATAACACTCTTAGATTTTAACTCTCCTGGTAGAGCAATCAATGCCGCATCAAGACTGTAGCTGAGTGCATAGGGTGCTTCGATTTGATCGGCTACGCGCAACAAACGGTTTTGCCTGGCACCGACTTCCAGAGCACCGCCTTCATCGATTTTTAGGGTATCGCAAATCATCTTGCGATAAGTCACGACATTGCGACCTTTGTCACGGATAAACATAGCTAGATGGTCTCTGGCTCTGGTCATTGCCACATAGAGCAGACGCTTGCGCTCCTCGCTATCCATTTGCTTATCTAGATAACTAGCAACCTGATACCAGGTCGGGGCTTCATCTTCTTCCTGCCTGGCGGTATTAAAAGCGATACCATAACCAGGATGCAAAATCAGTCGGTCTGTGCGCCTTGAGCCTTCGGCACCAAGCACAGGCAGAGCAACTGCTGCAAACTCCAACCCCTTAGAGGCGTGCACTGTCATCAAACGCACACTATTGCCGCTATCGAGTGGAGCTTCTGACTCTCTTACCCCAAACTCACGCAAAAGTGATAGTTTCTGGGCAAATTCGCCACAGCTCATATGGTCATCTTCACTGGCCATATAAACAATTTTCCAGACATTGCGTGAGCGCTGCTGTCCATCTGGCGCGGCCAGTATAGTCAGGTCATAACTGGTTTGTTCGACTATTTTTTGGACTAATTGACTGAGTGGCAAAAGAGCAGCATAGTCAAGAAATTTACGCAGAGTCTGGGCCGCTTTTTTAAGCGGCGCATAACCAGGCTTACCGGGCACGGCAGCTTGCAATAGCAAACTCCAGAGATCACCTTTACCACCTGATTTTAGACCATGAATCAAATCATCGCTCAAGGCACAAAAGGGTGAGCGCAAAACAGCTAGCAGTGAATGGCTGTCCTGGGGATTTTCTAAAAAGCGAAAGAGACATTCAAAATCATAGACTTCCTGCCGCCGCAAAAAGCCACTGCCACCAGAAACAACAAATGGTATGCCCTGGGAGGCAAAGACTTGCTCAAACTGACTAAAATCCTTATTGCGTCCCAGTAGCACGGCAAAGTCTCGATACTCGATAGGACGACTGGCACCGTTTTTTTCCTGGATTTCTTCTTTGTTTTTGATCTTTAGTCTGATCCAGCGGGCCACCTGCATTGCCTCAAAGACTTCAGGACTGGTGTTATCGTCATCTTCTTGTCCGTACTGGATTAACTCCACTCGAGCCTGTAGCAGCAAACCGTCTATTTGTCTGGCCGGGCTGAGCGCTTCAAAGGCTGCGACATAAGGTAAGACACGGGGGTCTTTATCAAAGAGCCGACAAAAGACAGCGTTTACAAATGCCACCACTTCTGGATGTGATCTAAAACTAGCAGTCAGCTTTGTCACCAGAGACTGTCCCTGCAAATCAAGTACATCACTCTGGAGCTTTTCTTTCCATTTATTAAAGGTCGCTACATCAGCGCCCTGAAACTTATAAATAGACTGCTTATCATCGCCTATTAAAAACAAACGAGTATGCTCGCCGGCCATGAGACTGAGCAGTTGCACTTGCATGTCGTTTGTATCTTGAAATTCATCTACCAGAAGTGCTCTGAGACGCTCCTGAAAGAAAGCACGACTGCGTGAATCGGGTTTTGAAAGGGCAAGTATAGTTAGCTCAATGATGTCATTAAAATCAACTGCACCAAGCTCGGCCTTTTTTGCTTGATAGCTAGCAAATGCAAGACGGTACAAACCAAGCATACCAATGACGCACTCAAAAGCACGCTGGTCAGACTCAACAAGACCGGCTGGTAGCTTGCCTGTCACTTTATCAATGGCACTGCGCAAGCCTGCGATACATTTACGCAAATTAGCAGACTCGGGTTTACTGCCACCAATATTGCCAATTTTGGTGGCACCCAGATAAGCCAATATTTTAAATTTTTCGGCAAAATCACTGGCTTCAGTGGCCTCAGCCAAAAGCCCTAGAGTCTCTTTGCGAGCCAACTCAAGCTTATTGCCAGGGTCACTATGCGGATTATTTTGCAAATAATTGACACTATCGATAAATTCGTTACTACTGAGCAAACTATCCAGAGCTTGCCTTTGCACCTGATGCAAAGTTGTAAGCGCGTGCTCCTGCATAATCTGGCAATCAAGCTCCTGGTCAACGCTAAGACCATAGAGTTGCATCGTCTGAGCAAGTTGGGTAGAACCTCTAATAAGCTTATTGAGAGAGGCTTTGACGTCTTCAAAACTAAAATCCATCAAAAGTTGATGCTCTAGTTTATAGCCACCAATCACAGCAGTATCAGTGCCCTGGCTTTTAGCTATCACCTCACGCAAAGCATCATCGATACTCTTGTCCAGTAGCTGTTTGATATCGAG comes from the Candidatus Obscuribacter sp. genome and includes:
- a CDS encoding UvrD-helicase domain-containing protein, with the translated sequence MLTEEQNLAVMSVEKNVLVAAGAGSGKTHVLVERYVEILRRNSDVTLANIIAVTYTRKAAAEMRSRLKGRFMSLSQDPSEIALGLNQRWRQMMLEVDSARIGTIHSLCESILKSYPSDCGIDPQFKVLEELDIKQLLDKSIDDALREVIAKSQGTDTAVIGGYKLEHQLLMDFSFEDVKASLNKLIRGSTQLAQTMQLYGLSVDQELDCQIMQEHALTTLHQVQRQALDSLLSSNEFIDSVNYLQNNPHSDPGNKLELARKETLGLLAEATEASDFAEKFKILAYLGATKIGNIGGSKPESANLRKCIAGLRSAIDKVTGKLPAGLVESDQRAFECVIGMLGLYRLAFASYQAKKAELGAVDFNDIIELTILALSKPDSRSRAFFQERLRALLVDEFQDTNDMQVQLLSLMAGEHTRLFLIGDDKQSIYKFQGADVATFNKWKEKLQSDVLDLQGQSLVTKLTASFRSHPEVVAFVNAVFCRLFDKDPRVLPYVAAFEALSPARQIDGLLLQARVELIQYGQEDDDNTSPEVFEAMQVARWIRLKIKNKEEIQEKNGASRPIEYRDFAVLLGRNKDFSQFEQVFASQGIPFVVSGGSGFLRRQEVYDFECLFRFLENPQDSHSLLAVLRSPFCALSDDLIHGLKSGGKGDLWSLLLQAAVPGKPGYAPLKKAAQTLRKFLDYAALLPLSQLVQKIVEQTSYDLTILAAPDGQQRSRNVWKIVYMASEDDHMSCGEFAQKLSLLREFGVRESEAPLDSGNSVRLMTVHASKGLEFAAVALPVLGAEGSRRTDRLILHPGYGIAFNTARQEEDEAPTWYQVASYLDKQMDSEERKRLLYVAMTRARDHLAMFIRDKGRNVVTYRKMICDTLKIDEGGALEVGARQNRLLRVADQIEAPYALSYSLDAALIALPGELKSKSVIDVDLNGGSGSSLGLLEELEISTSYPDVNELGLSRITSRDSAILSALKEQPLFDRNLFSAKFLGLFFHALMEHLPRSGRRVDTAYVRDIAVTQGFHMAHGPVLNKLVQEGQRLLEIYYQSRLCELLSDADRRFSEATYLMLKEDSIVNRRPDLIFETKGGDWYLVDFKTDMVSQQSIQTAALKHSQQVNTYVQELNRLSSINIKPHIYFAQLGILYPV
- a CDS encoding rhomboid family intramembrane serine protease produces the protein MQKGVGSPAQDLASEPNLNAVGRRFYWCCALVIVINIVVFAAMNAQMPLEGDNSFSAKHAVDWGASYGPSTFSGQPWRLIASAFIHYNFSHIGYNMAVLALLGSEVEKRFGSFKFFVIYLFAAVAGSCLSLLLSPVGAGAGASGACYGMGGAMLAYLMLQKSGFKPFPLSWFGVIGLVYLAQSFYFATVGGAGSANHIGGLIAGFFTGYTFYNAPSGAPRSHQTLGIAFIVASMVALFISVTYVPLDFRSNYKLAKAVHEFEEGNLAMARNQLLEYVKSQPQSPIGYFQLAGLAHLEKREHDAKRLYEQAEALNFDGPALLPDLADTCYEIGLNQEAVDCAYRGYKKSGELEILAKASDAYAELGQWDKAFEIARQLKEKRSTRRLGIICQSELLLWQGKTDQAIASLKELTDRAKVDVRANYLLATIYAVQGRYIESRQLVETLRSKVSKSKPYPFECTIYLALDDFRAASFSAENILKDKDNLADGSAAYGGIYKWFALYRDKDLVGQKQLSKRLDSQLRIKCWPYPLYQYLSGALSYEEVLKAADTAGKMTELETFVGLKDYVDGDNSSAYKQLKLVKDKGLKAYMEHDLASIIIARMERKVIDLHQ
- the aspS gene encoding aspartate--tRNA(Asn) ligase encodes the protein MSQFETIHTGQSQSYAGRTVAMHGHIARLKNLGQLIFLTLRDARGTIQLVAEGEEVLAVCKTLVVETPVIVTGMLRAAPESNQTEMALSSISPLTGQLEPPPVEIAKQSKIDKLSPGALFDMRPLTLRNPKVRAIFKIQAEILVALRQYLNQQGFVEIHSPKLVSTGTEGGANVFSLEYFGKTAYLAQSPQFYKQIMVGVFERVFEVGPVYRAEEHDTTRHLNEYISLDFEMGFIQSMQDLIQCQEGLLRHIFAHLSSACATELAMYQATVPEITAIPQLTLAQAREILQSQYKWQSASRDLDPEGERLICQYALKEHGSRMVYITNYPSEVRPFYAMKDSSGTGTESFDLLYNGLEITTGGQRIHRYEDLVASIQSRGMKAEEFSDYLLAFKHGMPPHGGLGIGLERLVKQLLGLASVKQAALFPRDQNRLTP
- a CDS encoding MBOAT family protein; amino-acid sequence: MLFNSLSYAFFLPLVFALFWLAKDKWRVWILLIASYVFYMSWKPAFILLIIALTLANYYLGFAIHKSQLHKKAWLTLAIVLNLATLAFFKYAYFFNSTLSALLRTVGQPPTSLPFDIILPLGISFFAFEFIHYVVDIYRGHQPIKSLPAFALFASFFPTQIAGPIKRFQDFIPQFLAPAKLTVKSFDNGISLILLGLFKKVLIADNLSFFVQGGFSKPEIFSGLDLWVFAYAFAFQIYFDFSGYTDVARGSAMLFGYKVPVNFNLPYIATNISDFWHRWHISLSTWLRDYLFIPLGGSRGGKLLNYRNLLITMTLGGLWHGAAMHFLVWGVYHGVLLVLHKILQPIKAAVPLLKSAIDSLPGKVFSWLLTFHLICIGWVFFRAESNSLALTMLQRMLTLSPVYDNGSLTNAILPTITFPLIYPCILLILPVLLAGHLLCGYIAKHNLLERTPTFARAGFILLTLFCVIVFSPDKSPRFIYFQF
- a CDS encoding DUF1574 family protein, translated to MTVAPEIKKREEVSANRQDFLKSFVLLGLMAFLLVDNGLRLIYMSGTREHNALNFSPLKVSHRSWVYWNYKDLVDAPGSAQKPQIAIFGSSLMMAALHGGDAVYTGLPQNVVIHHRSKLFKDLIKKQTGATVDNFAFALGGEMVSDAYVLLAQMLEQKEHPRCLIYGIAPRDFTDNTLPSVASTEIYKYAERLTDLSSLDMEARPSLAAKAEYYLGKICFIYGHREDLLYIQHHWAQSLAKKLLGYKNVELNITPLHIRRQAFLELPEDCAVNEGFVTPPQVEQEPYIDNTAEYRGRYRKINAKQFALQMQYLERILTLAQKNKIEVILVNMPLTAENISLMPANFYSDYLKQVQTLAKRDGCTLVDLNSASLFPKNKFADSVHLNNRGGKHFFEVLVKELAQDVNTRKMLTGANQ
- a CDS encoding WG repeat-containing protein yields the protein MDFKTKMARQQTAQWALSMLAVVAISGCLPKPQATVAGKWGYINKTGQWVALPQLDAASNFGPKGAIVFQNKHLMRLNQETMKESDIPVGPDDKAELPALPTAYCAESEKGYKIMEGETVLFDPAQKPEELPPIFAENGLACAKFGTQYAFIDKDGKIAVGGRPFAEARPFQDGRAAVKMEGKWGFINKKGNFVIPPKYLDAGSFYGGVAPVKEKWVDPNQ